A genomic stretch from Methylorubrum extorquens includes:
- a CDS encoding RNA polymerase sigma factor (Evidence 2b : Function from indirect experimental evidences (e.g. phenotypes); Product type f : factor): protein MTPHDGELAGLLDRVARRDVAALRALYDRTAPKLFGIILRIQRDRSLAEDVLQDVYLKLWQSAGSYAPSAGAPLPWLCTIARNRAIDGLRRRSEVPMPSGDSGEAWMERLVAPTDEEGAFLDREALVACLSRLDPTQRDCVVLAYCEGWSREELAERFERPVNTVKTWLHRTLAALKSCLEHIA from the coding sequence GTGACGCCGCACGACGGAGAACTGGCCGGGCTGCTGGACCGCGTCGCCCGCCGGGACGTGGCGGCCCTGCGGGCGCTCTACGACCGGACCGCGCCGAAACTTTTCGGGATCATCCTGCGTATCCAACGAGACCGGAGCCTCGCCGAGGACGTGCTTCAGGATGTCTACCTGAAGCTCTGGCAATCGGCGGGTTCCTACGCGCCCTCGGCCGGGGCCCCGCTTCCGTGGCTGTGTACGATCGCGCGCAACCGGGCCATCGACGGCCTGCGCCGCCGGAGCGAGGTTCCGATGCCGTCTGGTGACAGCGGGGAGGCCTGGATGGAGCGCCTCGTCGCCCCGACCGACGAGGAAGGCGCCTTCCTCGACCGCGAGGCGCTCGTCGCCTGCCTGTCCCGGCTCGATCCGACCCAGCGCGACTGCGTCGTGCTGGCCTATTGCGAGGGCTGGTCCCGCGAGGAACTCGCCGAACGCTTCGAGCGGCCCGTCAACACCGTGAAGACCTGGCTGCACCGGACGCTGGCCGCCCTGAAATCCTGCCTGGAGCATATCGCGTGA
- a CDS encoding protein of unknown function (Evidence 5 : Unknown function): protein MSAHGEFRIPAALQPKAGDYAYDLERALTSVVSLSSRVPAEAFTAETLGTERAGNGVVIREDGLVLTIGYLVLEAESVWLTTHDGRSVPAHVVGYDGETGFGLVQALGRLGLPALRLGRSDTLKVGERAVIAGGGRTLAQPRGRTRRPAGIRRLLGVRPRRRPVHHPCPSPLGRHRPDRARRRAGRHRLASAPAGRHGGGSGDQHGRADRTPAADPDRSRDPRPGRPPAPPLARPLRHGDRGRRRGDGDRRQGPGRGRRPARGRRADRGGG, encoded by the coding sequence ATGTCCGCGCACGGCGAATTCAGGATTCCGGCCGCCCTGCAGCCGAAGGCCGGCGACTACGCCTACGATCTGGAGCGGGCGCTGACTTCGGTCGTGTCCCTCTCCTCGCGGGTGCCGGCGGAGGCCTTCACGGCGGAGACGCTCGGCACCGAGCGGGCGGGCAACGGCGTGGTGATCCGCGAGGACGGGCTGGTGCTCACCATCGGCTACCTCGTGCTGGAGGCCGAGAGCGTCTGGCTCACCACTCATGACGGGCGCTCGGTGCCGGCCCACGTCGTCGGCTATGACGGGGAGACCGGCTTCGGCCTCGTCCAGGCGCTCGGCCGCCTCGGCCTGCCCGCTCTGAGGCTCGGGCGCTCGGATACGCTGAAGGTCGGCGAGCGGGCGGTGATCGCGGGGGGCGGGCGGACGCTCGCACAGCCTCGCGGTCGAACTCGTCGCCCGGCAGGAATTCGCCGGCTACTGGGAGTACGTCCTCGACGACGCCCTGTTCACCACCCCTGCCCATCCCCACTGGGGCGGCACCGCCCTGATCGGGCCCGACGGCGCGCTGGTCGGCATCGGCTCGCTTCAGCTCCAGCAGGGCGGCACGGGGGCGGGTCGGGCGATCAACATGGTCGTGCCGATCGAACTCCTGCCGCCGATCCTGACCGATCTCGAGACCCGCGGCCGGGCCGACCGCCCGCCCCGCCCCTGGCTCGGCCTCTACGCCACGGAGACCGAGGACGGCGTCGTGGTGATGGGGACCGCCGACAGGGGCCCGGCCGAGGCCGCCGACCTGCGCGCGGGCGACGTGCTGACCGAGGTGGCGGGTGA
- a CDS encoding conserved protein of unknown function, hemolysin-type calcium-binding repeat protein (Evidence 4 : Unknown function but conserved in other organisms), translating to MAISPDGALPYFVYDGYLVSLYPWQGQHVALLTSANDLDGDVMQDILNRIDAAYEVYLAITGQAPATYRAYNGLLTIAEVPTALGGAASAIGFLGATGIELTTGAFDQLYAGAAEGGTFDQTVFYELGRNFWFYGPQLGTVDAFVTGFAIANRFVSMQEAGIPGSAFGALPFDEFKQSILEDLAQTFFGEAGTTLANTLGAATGVPNPNNWGAADLAAALLTQVYEDLGFDAYARFYQELAGRPAAGTPEAVFGNLVAAASQATGIDYGFLNKPEGVAYMVGGRGDDRLEADGSGNPVLGFAGDDTLIGTAGADRLFGDAGDDVLRGGGGRDQLVGGAGDDTYFVDTPGDQVFEGRGQGTDRLVATSAYTLAAGQEIEILQLAKSTGCAPLSLTGNAFGQRLIGNAGDNGLDGGGGDDSLAGSLGADRLTGGAGADTFVFDARLGRGNVDHVRDFTSQDDVFHLDHAVFSGLDTGALAPEQFKNLGPAKAIKADADDRILYKQKTGELFYDADGSGRKEAVLVAVLDNHAALDHTDFLIV from the coding sequence ATGGCGATCTCTCCCGACGGGGCGCTGCCCTACTTCGTGTACGATGGCTACCTCGTCTCGCTCTATCCGTGGCAGGGCCAGCACGTCGCGCTCCTGACATCGGCCAACGATCTCGACGGCGATGTCATGCAGGACATCCTGAACAGGATCGACGCCGCCTACGAGGTCTACCTCGCCATCACCGGGCAGGCTCCGGCCACGTACAGAGCCTATAACGGCCTGCTCACGATCGCCGAGGTGCCCACGGCGCTCGGAGGCGCGGCGAGCGCGATCGGCTTTCTCGGAGCCACCGGCATCGAGCTCACGACCGGCGCGTTCGATCAGCTCTACGCCGGCGCGGCCGAAGGCGGCACCTTCGATCAGACGGTCTTCTACGAACTCGGGCGGAACTTCTGGTTCTACGGCCCGCAACTCGGGACCGTGGATGCCTTCGTCACGGGGTTCGCGATCGCCAACCGGTTCGTGTCGATGCAGGAGGCCGGCATCCCCGGCAGCGCGTTCGGTGCCCTGCCCTTCGACGAATTCAAGCAGTCCATCCTCGAAGACCTTGCGCAGACTTTCTTCGGGGAGGCGGGCACCACGCTCGCCAACACCCTCGGCGCGGCGACCGGCGTTCCGAACCCCAACAATTGGGGGGCTGCGGACCTCGCCGCCGCCCTGCTCACCCAAGTCTACGAGGATCTCGGCTTTGATGCCTATGCGCGCTTCTATCAGGAACTCGCCGGCCGTCCCGCCGCGGGCACGCCGGAAGCGGTTTTCGGCAATCTGGTCGCCGCCGCGAGCCAAGCCACCGGGATCGATTACGGCTTCCTGAACAAGCCCGAGGGCGTCGCCTACATGGTCGGCGGCCGGGGCGACGACCGGCTCGAGGCGGACGGGAGCGGCAATCCGGTCCTGGGCTTTGCCGGCGACGATACGCTCATCGGCACGGCCGGCGCCGACCGGCTGTTCGGCGATGCGGGCGACGACGTCCTGCGCGGCGGAGGCGGCCGCGATCAGCTCGTGGGCGGGGCCGGCGACGACACCTACTTCGTCGACACGCCCGGCGACCAAGTGTTCGAGGGCAGGGGGCAGGGCACCGACCGGCTCGTCGCGACGAGCGCCTACACGCTGGCTGCCGGCCAGGAGATCGAGATCCTGCAGCTCGCCAAGAGTACCGGATGCGCGCCGCTCTCCCTCACCGGAAACGCCTTCGGCCAGCGGCTGATCGGCAATGCCGGCGACAACGGGCTCGACGGCGGCGGCGGTGACGACAGCCTCGCGGGCAGCCTCGGCGCCGACCGGCTCACGGGCGGAGCCGGCGCCGACACCTTCGTGTTCGATGCCCGGCTCGGCCGCGGCAACGTCGATCACGTCAGGGACTTCACGTCACAGGACGACGTGTTCCACCTCGACCACGCGGTGTTCTCGGGCCTCGACACCGGGGCGCTGGCGCCTGAGCAGTTCAAGAACCTCGGTCCGGCCAAGGCGATCAAGGCGGATGCCGACGACCGCATTCTCTACAAGCAGAAGACGGGCGAGCTGTTCTACGACGCCGACGGCAGCGGGCGGAAAGAGGCCGTCCTGGTCGCGGTGCTGGATAACCACGCTGCCCTCGACCACACGGATTTCCTCATCGTGTGA
- the gid gene encoding tRNA uridine 5-carboxymethylaminomethyl modification enzyme gid (Evidence 2b : Function from indirect experimental evidences (e.g. phenotypes); PubMedId : 14704707; Product type e : enzyme): MPARIDRAAAWFYSVAMTNPIHIVGGGLAGSEAAWQVAQGGRTVVLHEMRPVRATDAHHTDGLAELVCSNSFRSDDANGNAVGLLHQEMRSLDSLIMRTADAHQVPAGGALAVDREGFSRAVTAALEDHPNITILREEVAGLPPEDWGSTILATGPLTSPALAEAVGALTGRESLAFFDAIAPIVHRDSIDMGKAWFQSRYDKAGPGGTGADYLNCPMDREQYEAFVAALIAGEKTAFKEWEASTPYFDGCLPIEVMAERGPETLRHGPMKPVGLTNPHNPTVKAYAIVQLRQDNALGTLFNMVGFQTKLRHAEQVRVFRTIPGLENAEFARLGGLHRNTYLDSPRLLDATLRLKARPQLRFAGQITGCEGYVESAAVGLMAGRYALAEAEGQTLAPLPPTTALGALIGHITGGHVEAPEEAERNAPRSFQPMNVNFGLFPPLAQMPRNETGKRLRGPEKAALKKRALTDRAREDLAAWMTGERLPHAAE, encoded by the coding sequence GTGCCCGCCCGCATTGATCGCGCGGCCGCGTGGTTCTATTCCGTTGCGATGACGAACCCGATCCATATCGTCGGCGGTGGCCTCGCCGGTTCCGAAGCGGCCTGGCAGGTCGCGCAGGGTGGCCGCACGGTCGTGCTGCACGAGATGCGGCCCGTTCGCGCCACCGATGCCCACCACACCGACGGGCTGGCCGAACTGGTCTGCTCCAATTCCTTCCGCTCGGACGACGCGAACGGCAACGCCGTCGGCCTGCTGCATCAGGAGATGCGCAGCCTCGACTCGCTGATCATGCGCACGGCCGACGCCCACCAAGTGCCCGCGGGCGGGGCGCTCGCCGTCGATCGCGAGGGGTTTTCGCGGGCCGTCACCGCGGCGCTGGAGGATCACCCCAACATCACCATCCTCCGCGAGGAGGTCGCCGGCCTTCCCCCCGAGGACTGGGGTTCGACCATCCTCGCCACCGGCCCCCTCACCTCCCCGGCGCTGGCCGAGGCCGTCGGCGCGCTGACGGGCCGGGAATCGCTCGCCTTCTTCGACGCCATCGCCCCGATCGTCCACCGCGACTCGATCGACATGGGCAAGGCGTGGTTCCAGTCCCGCTACGACAAGGCCGGCCCCGGCGGCACGGGGGCGGACTACCTCAACTGCCCGATGGACCGGGAGCAGTACGAGGCCTTCGTCGCCGCGCTGATCGCGGGCGAGAAGACGGCGTTCAAGGAATGGGAGGCCTCGACCCCCTATTTCGACGGCTGCCTGCCGATCGAGGTGATGGCCGAGCGCGGGCCCGAGACCCTGCGCCACGGGCCGATGAAGCCGGTCGGGCTCACCAATCCGCACAACCCGACGGTCAAGGCCTACGCCATCGTCCAACTGCGCCAGGACAATGCGCTGGGCACCCTGTTCAACATGGTCGGCTTCCAGACCAAGCTGCGCCACGCCGAGCAGGTCCGGGTCTTCCGCACGATTCCGGGGCTGGAGAATGCCGAGTTCGCCCGGCTCGGCGGCCTGCACCGCAACACCTATCTCGACAGCCCGCGCCTGCTCGACGCGACCCTGCGGCTGAAGGCACGGCCCCAGCTTCGCTTCGCCGGCCAGATCACCGGATGCGAGGGGTACGTCGAGAGCGCCGCGGTCGGGCTGATGGCCGGCCGCTACGCGCTCGCCGAAGCGGAGGGGCAGACGCTCGCCCCCCTGCCCCCGACGACCGCGCTCGGGGCGCTCATCGGCCACATCACCGGCGGCCACGTCGAGGCGCCCGAGGAGGCGGAGCGCAACGCACCGCGCTCGTTCCAGCCGATGAACGTGAATTTCGGGCTGTTTCCGCCGCTGGCGCAGATGCCGCGCAACGAGACCGGCAAGCGCCTGCGCGGGCCCGAGAAGGCGGCGCTCAAGAAGCGCGCGCTCACCGACCGGGCCCGGGAAGACCTCGCCGCCTGGATGACGGGTGAGCGACTTCCGCACGCGGCGGAGTAG